One segment of Monomorium pharaonis isolate MP-MQ-018 chromosome 6, ASM1337386v2, whole genome shotgun sequence DNA contains the following:
- the LOC105838236 gene encoding uncharacterized protein LOC105838236, giving the protein MSETSGDGVKYKWTPESTALLVSVWSDRQVQKQLEYAPRPQMIWESVARYMKKKGYNVTAKQCRSRMKQVLVCYREAKRAGTRAGVEQYYETIDRVLRGKRLDHANINIGTDTVDAVVKSPPKDVKTNKNLQMRLKVQEPVRSLFRTEALSPTWTMGYENEYPDSPESNETIIAKPYRVFSPTRDVAINTGNERFIQIGSRAVQTNPIEKPVREADYRQNLLASLPYADIPYQNAVQNVQNQIIQENMQQHQNIQQQNYTGWNQLPRQSVPVSNQLGFQQNVRNMNQQQYLPNGMTTMQNNVMMQNPIADNIVHQQNQLLQYPNNQAMPQEPRKVSAYTQNLTTYRQSYQDTGPRLTYTNANVMSNGSPDYSPDVSQNLNDAFCLSKSDDKTHNLNETYCRPVDNPVLADATVVTNNATCNDESLLLEFLLEDSPPTSENGVKSRDSAVNTDEVPSAPFRKKKAQKLEQLVLNAINSQNEVVNKILTAQNDMVTRFLDVDRDRQNRLENRLDHLLNVVHATVLNKNETPPSPPPMPETVITSLHPPPRPGMIPPKLDLVPPKPCRVPCTVPNSNIELINQNPVLTRPGVVSPITVSPGGRKLGTIWSKLGPVSTSPFVKAQQRLGFQPVFNNDARTKSSAERRIVKEMGGLRMDMRGLIYETTKLLEAERELEERIENAQLELNMGETLTARRKLFTQREPTPIMVLTAAFLDTECRIYEQDPPYHGTWNSRKEILKYARQDNLLAGQGESYDRMRQLNAALRRDYLGCQPCDTSTPAKLPFNNNIAENANNEGGAPRQTIQQLARLVMNSARWRNSVPPSQQQNLACPPVQTVNQNAVENVEYNVTFTAPKANAPPPPEPQGFVRDYDVARQKQGNHNEAVSGGRPLENDPRGGSKFPMGFTTAMLIANDQRSATLPRTQTNSGAPRGLGFVDNPIHDRKNNVRFMDEALAELQRMCLDRQNADLNEALLPFVVSNGNSAISAQNRNLIERYVNDLMSKKSTKDKDTDSDDDEYLDTSTSLHPTCVLRKGSLTSNGTASTETANSVKIGKAAANHCRIS; this is encoded by the exons ATGTCGGAGACGAGCGGGGATGGCGTTAAGTACAAGTGGACGCCTGAGAGCACCGCGCTGCTCGTCTCGGTGTGGTCCGACCGGCAGGTGCAGAAGCAGCTCGAGTACGCGCCCCGGCCGCAAATGATTTGGGAAAGCGTCGCCCGCTACATGAAGAAGAAGGGCTACAACGTCACCGCCAAGCAGTGCCGGTCGCGTATGAAGCAAGTCCTTGTATGCTATCGCGAGGCCAAGCGGGCGGGCACCCGTGCCGGCGTGGAACAGTACTACGAGACCATCGACCGGGTGCTCAGGGGCAAGCGGCTGGACCACGCCAACATTAACATTGGCACGGACACCGTGG acgCAGTTGTGAAGTCACCGCCGAAGGACGTGAAGACCAACAAGAACCTACAGATGAGACTGAAGGTCCAGGAGCCCGTGCGATCTCTCTTTCGAACGGAGGCTCTGTCCCCCACGTGGACGATGGGAT ATGAAAACGAGTATCCAGATTCGCCCGAGTCGAATGAAACTATAATAGCCAAGCCATACAGGGTTTTCTCTCCTACTAGAGACGTCGCCATCAACACTGGCAACGAGCGTTTCATTCAGATCGGCAGTCGAGCAGTGCAGACGAATCCGATAGAGAAGCCGGTACGGGAGGCGGACTATCGGCAGAACTTGCTGGCTTCTTTGCCGTACGCGGATATCCCTTACCAGAACGCCGTGCAGAACGTGCAGAATCAGATCATTCAGGAGAACATGCAGCAGCATCAGAATATCCAGCAGCAAAATTACACCGGGTGGAATCAGCTGCCGCGGCAGAGCGTGCCAGTGAGCAATCAGCTTGGCTTCCAACAGAACGTGCGCAATATGAATCAGCAGCAGTATTTGCCGAACGGAATGACGACAATGCAGAACAATGTTATGATGCAGAATCCCATCGCGGACAATATCGTACACCAGCAGAATCAGCTGCTCCAATACCCGAATAATCAGGCGATGCCGCAGGAGCCGCGTAAAGTCTCCGCTTACACGCAAAATCTGACCACGTACAGGCAATCATATCAAGATACCGGACCTCGTTTAACGTATACAAATGCAAATGTTATGTCGAATGGATCGCCGGACTACTCGCCAGATGTATCGCAGAACTTGAACGACGCCTTCTGCTTGTCGAAGAGCGACGACAAGACGCACAATTTGAACGAGACATACTGCCGACCCGTGGACAATCCTGTGCTGGCGGACGCAACCGTCGTCACGAACAATGCGACTTGTAACGACGAGAGTCTGCTGCTGGAATTCTTGTTGGAGGATTCACCCCCTACGTCAGAAAATGGTGTCAAATCGCGGGACAGCGCCGTGAATACAGACGAAGTGCCGAGCGCGCcatttagaaagaaaaaagcacAGAAATTAGAGCAGCTCGTACTCAACGCGATTAATTCTCAAAATGAAGTCGTCAATAAG ATCTTGACTGCGCAGAATGACATGGTGACGCGGTTCCTTGATGTGGATAGAGATCGGCAGAATAGACTCGAGAATAGACTGGATCATTTATTGAACGTCGTTCATGCCACAGTACTTAATAAGAACGAAACGCCTCCTTCGCCGCCACCGATGCCAGAAACCGTAATCACTTCCTTGCATCCACCACCAAGGCCTGGAATGATTCCGCCCAAGTTAGATCTGGTTCCGCCGAAACCCTGTCGCGTGCCTTGCACCGTACCGAATTCGAACATCGAATTAATCAATCAGAATCCCGTTTTGACGAGACCTGGCGTCGTGTCGCCGATCACTGTTAGTCCAGGAGGCAGAAAGCTTGGCACGATATGGTCGAAATTAGGTCCGGTGTCCACGTCGCCGTTTGTGAAGGCCCAGCAACGACTCGGCTTTCAGCCGGTCTTCAACAACGATGCGCGTACGAAGTCGTCGGCGGAAAGACGCATTGTCAAGGAGATGGGCGGATTGCGTATGGATATGCGCGGTTTGATCTACGAGACGACAAAACTGTTGGAGGCGGAACGCGAACTCGAAGAGAGGATAGAGAACGCACAGCTGGAACTGAATATGGGCGAGACTTTAACCGCTCGCAGAAAACTGTTTACACAACGCGAACCCACCCCCATCATGGTGCTGACCGCGGCTTTCTTGGACACTGAGTGTCGCATCTACGAGCAGGATCCGCCATATCACGGCACCTGGAATTCACGGAAGGAAATCCTGAAGTACGCACGGCAGGATAATCTCCTGGCCGGACAGGGCGAGAGCTATGACCGTATGCGCCAGTTGAATGCGGCACTTCGGCGCGATTACTTGGGTTGCCAGCCATGCGATACGTCAACCCCGGCGAAATTACCGTTCAACAATAATATTGCCGAGAACGCCAACAACGAAGGTGGGGCACCGAGGCAAACCATTCAGCAACTCGCGCGACTCGTGATGAACAGCGCGAGATGGCGGAATTCCGTTCCACCGAGCCAGCAGCAGAATTTAGCTTGTCCTCCAGTTCAAACGGTAAATCAAAACGCCGTCGAAAACGTCGAGTACAACGTGACTTTCACCGCCCCGAAGGCAAACGCGCCTCCGCCTCCTGAACCGCAAGGATTTGTCAGGGATTATGACGTAGCGCGACAGAAACAAGGCAATCATAATGAAGCAGTTTCCGGTGGTAGACCGTTAGAAAACGATCCGCGTGGTGGATCCAAGTTTCCGATGGGCTTTACCACCGCTATGTTAATCGCCAACGACCAGAGAAGCGCGACTCTACCAAGGACGCAGACGAACAGCGGAGCACCTAGAGGATTGGGATTTGTCGATAATCCGATACACGATCGCAAGAACAATGTTCGCTTCATGGACGAGGCGTTGGCCGAGCTACAACGAATGTGTCTCGATCGTCAGAACGCTGATCTGAACGAAGCATTACTGCCTTTCGTGGTGAGTAACGGTAATAGTGCGATAAGTGCGCAAAATCGCAACCTGATAGAGCGTTATGTGAACGATCTGATGTCGAAGAAATCGACGAAGGACAAAGACACAGACTCGGACGATGACGAGTATCTCGACACTAGTACCAGTTTGCATCCGACTTGCGTGTTGCGCAAAGGCTCTTTGACATCGAACGGCACAGCGTCGACGGAAACCGCTAATTCAGTGAAAATTGGCAAAGCAGCAGCTAACCACTGTAGAATAAGTTAA